GTGATCGCCGTGGGCAACGGCAAGGTCAACGACGACGGTTCGGTGCGCAAGCTAGACGTGAAGGCCGGCGATCGCGTGCTCTTTGGCAAGTACTCGGGCACCGAGGTCAAGCTTGAAGGGGTCGAGCATCTGATCCTGCGCGAGGACGAAATCCTCGGGGTGATCGAATAGTCGGCTCTTCACGGCCCACGCGAACAGGCGCGATAACTGTTTCTGAGACAATAAACACCAGAAATTACGGAGCGGCTAATGTCAGCAAAGGAAATCATCTACAACACTTCGGCTCGGGACCGGATTCTGCAAGGCGTTACCACCCTCGCGGACGCGGTCAAAGTGACCCTGGGTCCCAAGGGACGCAATGTCGTGATCGAGAAGAGTTTCGGC
This sequence is a window from Pseudomonadota bacterium. Protein-coding genes within it:
- the groES gene encoding co-chaperone GroES, coding for MGIRPLQDRVLVKRVQEDQKTKGGIIIPDTAKEKPIEGQVIAVGNGKVNDDGSVRKLDVKAGDRVLFGKYSGTEVKLEGVEHLILREDEILGVIE